In a genomic window of Cystobacter fuscus DSM 2262:
- a CDS encoding glycoside hydrolase family 2 protein gives MSSEVSWNARIRVPFAPETERSGVGDTGFYRACWYRRSFEPPTLGAQERLVLHFGAVDHAATVWINGSRCAHHEGGYTPFKVDITDLLHRDGPQEIVVRAEDDPADLAKPRGKQDWQLEPHSIWYPRTTGIWQTVWLERVPTTRIEGLRWTPNLARWELGLEVHIEGTRPHGLRLDVKLSVGDTLLARDSYTVVLGEVYRRIALSDPGIDDFRNELLWSPTSPTLIDARLELRGAHGQLIDAVDSYTALRAMSVQGDRFVLNGRPYPMRLVLDQGYWDGTGITAPDDAALRRDVELARAMGFNGVRKHQKIEDPRYLYWADRLGLIVWGEMPSAYRFTRQSVERVTREWLEVLARDYSHPCIVAWVPLNESWGVPNLPDNVAERHYVQALFHLTRTLDSTRPVIGNDGWESVATDIIGIHDYDSDPEQIAQRYHSHEVRPHLFRRERPGGRVILLNDHPHADHPLVLSEFGGISMARGDQREWGYTQCRGPEELEQRYTALLGVVRSLNLFAGFCYTQFADTYQEANGLLYSDRTPKFPLERIAAATRGPRFSSDIPMPPAPSGRPRPTTEPGEPAGA, from the coding sequence GTGTCCTCGGAGGTGAGCTGGAACGCGCGCATCCGCGTGCCCTTCGCACCGGAGACCGAGCGCAGCGGCGTGGGCGACACCGGCTTCTACCGCGCCTGCTGGTACCGCCGTTCTTTCGAGCCCCCCACGCTCGGCGCCCAGGAGCGGCTGGTGCTGCACTTCGGCGCGGTGGACCACGCGGCCACCGTCTGGATCAACGGTTCGCGCTGCGCGCACCACGAGGGCGGCTATACGCCCTTCAAGGTCGACATCACCGATCTGCTCCACCGCGACGGCCCCCAGGAGATCGTCGTGCGCGCGGAGGATGATCCGGCCGACCTCGCCAAGCCCCGGGGCAAGCAGGACTGGCAGCTCGAGCCCCACTCCATCTGGTACCCGCGCACCACCGGCATCTGGCAGACGGTGTGGCTCGAGCGCGTCCCTACCACCCGCATCGAAGGCCTGCGCTGGACGCCCAACCTCGCCCGCTGGGAGCTGGGACTCGAGGTGCACATCGAGGGCACACGCCCCCATGGGCTGCGGCTGGACGTGAAGCTGAGCGTGGGGGACACCCTGCTCGCCCGGGACTCGTACACCGTGGTGCTCGGCGAGGTGTACCGCCGCATCGCCCTGTCCGACCCCGGCATCGACGACTTCCGCAACGAGCTGCTGTGGAGCCCCACCTCGCCCACGCTCATCGACGCCCGTCTCGAGCTGCGCGGTGCCCACGGCCAGCTCATCGACGCGGTGGACAGCTACACGGCCCTGCGCGCCATGTCCGTGCAGGGGGACCGCTTCGTGCTCAACGGGCGGCCCTACCCCATGCGGCTGGTGCTCGATCAAGGCTACTGGGACGGCACGGGCATCACCGCTCCGGACGACGCGGCGCTGCGGCGCGACGTGGAGCTCGCCCGGGCCATGGGCTTCAATGGCGTGCGCAAGCACCAGAAGATCGAGGATCCGCGCTACCTCTACTGGGCGGACCGGCTGGGGCTCATCGTCTGGGGGGAGATGCCCAGCGCCTACCGCTTCACCCGCCAGTCCGTCGAGCGCGTCACGCGCGAGTGGCTCGAGGTGCTCGCGCGCGACTACAGCCACCCGTGCATCGTGGCGTGGGTGCCGCTCAACGAGTCCTGGGGCGTGCCCAACCTGCCGGACAACGTCGCCGAGCGGCACTACGTCCAGGCGCTCTTCCACCTCACCCGCACCCTGGACTCCACCCGCCCCGTCATCGGCAACGACGGCTGGGAGAGCGTGGCCACCGACATCATCGGCATCCACGACTATGACTCCGATCCGGAGCAGATCGCCCAGCGCTACCACTCGCACGAGGTGCGTCCGCACCTGTTCCGGCGCGAGCGTCCCGGCGGACGGGTGATCCTCCTCAACGACCATCCGCACGCGGACCATCCGCTCGTGCTCTCCGAGTTCGGCGGCATCTCGATGGCGCGGGGTGACCAGCGCGAGTGGGGCTACACCCAGTGCCGGGGGCCCGAGGAGCTCGAGCAGCGCTACACCGCGCTGCTCGGCGTGGTGCGCTCGCTCAACCTCTTCGCGGGCTTCTGCTACACGCAATTCGCCGACACCTACCAGGAGGCCAACGGGCTGCTCTACTCGGACCGCACGCCCAAGTTCCCCCTGGAGCGGATCGCCGCCGCCACGCGGGGCCCGCGCTTCTCGAGCGACATCCCCATGCCCCCCGCCCCGTCCGGGCGCCCCCGCCCCACCACCGAGCCGGGCGAGCCCGCCGGAGCCTGA
- the galK gene encoding galactokinase → MKTPQADAPRFESLFGRPPKVQVRAPGRVNLIGEHTDYNGGFVLPMAIPQHTEVHLAPREGHTVRAFSANLGAQGQVDAYELGQEKRGRGWLDYVQGVTHVLRAEGHVPGGFDLWLRSDVPVGSGLSSSAALEVALLRGLREAFGLRLDDVQLALLGQKVECDFVGAPVGVMDQMASSLADTGAALFLDTRSLKYERVPLPTQVEPIVINSGVTHSHSGGDYRVRRAECERAAKLLGVEQLRDLPDAELPRALALPEPLGRRVRHVLTENARVLQTVRALREGDLASLGPLLYASHASQRDDYEVSVPEIDLLVDLARAEPDVLGARLTGGGFGGSVVMLARTGTGADAAARIATQYAKQSKHQATVLVPEASSGR, encoded by the coding sequence ATGAAAACCCCCCAGGCTGATGCCCCCCGCTTCGAGTCCCTCTTCGGCCGGCCGCCCAAGGTCCAGGTCCGCGCCCCCGGCCGGGTGAACCTCATTGGCGAGCACACCGACTACAACGGCGGCTTCGTGCTGCCCATGGCCATCCCCCAGCACACCGAGGTGCACCTGGCCCCGCGCGAGGGCCACACGGTGCGCGCCTTCAGCGCCAACCTCGGCGCCCAGGGCCAGGTGGACGCGTACGAGCTCGGACAGGAGAAGCGTGGCCGGGGCTGGCTCGACTACGTGCAGGGCGTCACCCACGTGCTGCGCGCGGAGGGCCACGTCCCCGGGGGCTTCGATCTGTGGCTGCGCTCGGACGTCCCCGTGGGCAGTGGCCTGTCCTCGAGCGCCGCCCTCGAGGTGGCGCTGCTGCGCGGGCTGCGCGAGGCCTTCGGCCTGCGACTGGACGACGTCCAGCTCGCCCTGCTGGGACAGAAGGTGGAATGCGACTTCGTCGGCGCCCCCGTGGGGGTGATGGATCAGATGGCCTCCAGCCTCGCGGACACGGGCGCGGCGCTCTTCCTCGACACCCGGAGCCTGAAGTACGAGCGCGTGCCACTGCCCACTCAGGTGGAGCCCATCGTCATCAACTCGGGCGTGACGCACAGCCACTCGGGCGGCGACTACCGGGTGCGCCGCGCCGAGTGCGAGCGCGCCGCGAAGCTGCTCGGCGTGGAGCAACTGCGCGACCTGCCCGACGCGGAGCTGCCCCGCGCCCTCGCCCTGCCCGAGCCCCTCGGCCGGCGCGTGCGCCACGTGCTCACCGAGAACGCGCGCGTGCTTCAGACCGTGCGGGCCCTGCGGGAAGGAGACCTGGCCTCGCTGGGACCCCTGCTGTACGCCTCCCATGCCTCGCAGCGCGACGACTACGAGGTCTCCGTGCCGGAGATCGACCTGTTGGTGGATCTCGCCCGCGCCGAGCCCGACGTGCTCGGGGCCCGGCTGACGGGGGGTGGCTTCGGCGGCTCGGTGGTGATGCTGGCGCGCACGGGCACGGGAGCTGACGCAGCGGCCCGCATCGCCACCCAGTACGCGAAGCAATCCAAACACCAAGCGACCGTGCTCGTCCCGGAGGCCTCGTCCGGTCGCTGA
- a CDS encoding family 1 glycosylhydrolase has translation MSDTSARPAGLPELWGGIESTVNRVGDRYFDQMRRSGHWERSEDLELIASLGIQALRYPVLWEHVAPNGPHRADWTWPDARLARLRQLGVRPIVGLVHHGSGPRHTSLVDPAFPLELARYARAVAERYPWVEDYTPVNEPLTTGRFSGLYGHWYPHGKDHPTFARTLMVQCRAIVEAMRAIREVNPRARLIQTEDMGRTYSTPHLAYQAEFENHRRWLSLDLLCGRVDRQHPLWSHLLDWGCSEAELSWFLDNPMPPDVVGMNYYITSDRLLDERMEHYPEWSHGGNERDRYADVHVAGVWKDAISGHRDVLAWAWERYKLPVAFTEVHLGCTREDQLRWLGEAWDAVCSLRAEGVDVRALTVWSLLGAYDWNTLVTADRGFYEPGVFDMRASQPRPTALAWMTHGLARRGHYEHPVLASPGWWRRDERAEPNFAASLHGDGPAPYKTYVPPRHAGAEQPRPVLISGATGTLGRAFARLCTTRGIAFRLLSRQEMDIASPQSVESAIERHRPWAIINAAGYVRVDDAEEDAERCFRENALGPEILAAACRARDVRLVTFSSDLVFGGEQRSAYLESNKVQPLNQYGRSKAEAERRVLERMPDALVVRTGAFFGPWDTYNFVTLALGTLARGERFAAVDDVVVSPTYVPDLVHTCLDLLLDEASGVWHLTNAGEVTWAELATQAARVAGLNPSRVEARPLESFGWVAPRPRYSALASERAQLMPPLTQALERYLMDDEIKPARRPAGGGRSACAVCGGSVDESHGDGRCRLHRERGDGGVAAGG, from the coding sequence GTGAGCGACACCTCCGCGAGACCCGCGGGCCTCCCCGAGCTCTGGGGAGGCATCGAGAGCACGGTCAACCGGGTGGGGGACCGGTACTTCGATCAGATGCGCAGAAGCGGCCACTGGGAGCGCAGCGAGGACCTGGAGCTCATCGCCTCGCTGGGCATCCAGGCGCTGCGCTACCCGGTGCTGTGGGAGCACGTGGCGCCCAACGGCCCCCACCGGGCGGACTGGACGTGGCCGGACGCGCGGCTCGCGCGCCTGAGGCAGTTGGGCGTGCGGCCCATCGTGGGGCTCGTGCACCACGGCAGCGGGCCGAGGCACACCAGCCTGGTGGACCCGGCCTTCCCCCTCGAGCTCGCGCGGTACGCGCGGGCCGTGGCGGAGCGCTACCCGTGGGTGGAGGACTACACCCCGGTGAACGAGCCGCTGACCACCGGGCGCTTCAGCGGGCTGTACGGCCACTGGTATCCACACGGCAAGGACCACCCCACCTTCGCGCGCACGCTGATGGTGCAGTGCCGCGCCATCGTGGAGGCGATGCGCGCCATCCGCGAGGTGAATCCCCGGGCCCGCCTCATCCAGACGGAGGACATGGGGCGCACCTACAGCACGCCGCACCTCGCCTACCAGGCGGAGTTCGAGAACCACCGGCGCTGGCTGAGCCTGGACCTGCTCTGCGGGCGCGTCGATCGCCAGCACCCGCTCTGGTCCCACCTGCTGGACTGGGGTTGCTCCGAGGCGGAGCTGTCATGGTTCCTCGACAACCCCATGCCTCCGGACGTGGTGGGCATGAACTACTACATCACCAGCGACCGGCTGCTCGACGAGCGGATGGAGCACTACCCGGAGTGGTCGCACGGCGGCAACGAGCGCGACCGCTACGCGGACGTGCACGTGGCCGGGGTGTGGAAGGACGCCATCTCCGGACACCGGGACGTGCTTGCCTGGGCGTGGGAGCGCTACAAGCTGCCCGTGGCCTTCACCGAGGTGCACCTGGGCTGCACCCGGGAGGATCAGCTGCGCTGGCTGGGTGAGGCGTGGGACGCCGTGTGCTCGCTGCGCGCGGAGGGCGTGGACGTGCGTGCCCTCACCGTGTGGAGCCTCCTGGGCGCCTACGACTGGAACACCCTGGTGACAGCCGACCGCGGCTTCTACGAGCCGGGCGTCTTCGACATGCGCGCGTCCCAACCGCGCCCCACCGCGCTGGCCTGGATGACGCACGGCCTGGCCAGACGCGGGCACTACGAGCACCCGGTGCTCGCCTCGCCCGGCTGGTGGCGGCGCGACGAGCGGGCCGAGCCCAACTTCGCCGCGAGTCTCCACGGGGACGGCCCGGCGCCCTACAAGACGTATGTGCCGCCCCGGCACGCGGGCGCCGAGCAGCCCCGGCCCGTCCTCATCTCGGGGGCGACGGGAACGCTGGGGCGGGCCTTCGCCCGGCTGTGCACGACCCGGGGCATCGCCTTCCGTCTGCTCTCGCGCCAGGAGATGGACATCGCCTCACCCCAGTCGGTGGAGAGCGCGATCGAGCGACACCGGCCCTGGGCCATCATCAACGCCGCGGGCTACGTGCGCGTGGATGACGCCGAGGAGGACGCCGAGCGGTGCTTCCGGGAGAACGCGCTCGGCCCGGAGATCCTCGCCGCCGCCTGCCGCGCGCGCGACGTGCGGCTGGTCACCTTCTCCTCGGACCTCGTCTTCGGCGGAGAGCAGCGCTCGGCCTACCTGGAGAGCAACAAGGTCCAACCGCTCAACCAGTATGGCCGCAGCAAGGCGGAGGCCGAGCGCCGGGTGCTGGAGCGGATGCCCGACGCGCTGGTGGTGCGCACGGGAGCCTTCTTCGGCCCCTGGGACACCTACAACTTCGTCACCCTCGCGCTCGGGACGCTCGCGCGCGGAGAGCGGTTCGCGGCGGTGGATGACGTGGTCGTCTCGCCCACGTATGTGCCGGACCTCGTACACACCTGCCTGGATCTGCTGCTCGACGAGGCCAGCGGCGTCTGGCACCTCACCAACGCGGGCGAGGTGACGTGGGCGGAGCTCGCCACGCAGGCGGCCCGCGTGGCCGGGCTGAATCCGAGCCGGGTGGAGGCCCGTCCCCTGGAATCCTTCGGGTGGGTGGCACCCCGGCCGCGCTACAGTGCCCTGGCGAGCGAGCGCGCCCAGCTCATGCCACCCCTCACCCAGGCCCTGGAGCGCTACCTCATGGACGACGAAATCAAGCCCGCGCGAAGGCCAGCCGGAGGGGGCCGGTCGGCCTGTGCGGTCTGTGGAGGGTCAGTCGATGAAAGTCATGGTGACGGGCGGTGCCGGCTACATCGGGAGCGTGGTGACGGAGGAGTTGCTGCGGGGGGGTGA
- the galE gene encoding UDP-glucose 4-epimerase GalE, translated as MKVMVTGGAGYIGSVVTEELLRGGDEVVVYDSLYKGHREAVVEGASFVKGDLLDTELLRGTLIQHKVEAVVHMAADSLVGESVKAPAKYYRNNVLGGLSLLDAMREAEVKYLVFSSTAAVYGEPAKQPIEESDPTQPTNPYGETKLAFERALRWYDGAYGLRYVSLRYFNAAGATERCGERHSPETHLIPLVLQAAVGQLPEVTVFGDDYPTPDGTCVRDYIHVVDLAQAHVRALHALAEGHESAIYNLGCGGEGYSVKQVIDCARRVTGRDIPVRKGPRRPGDPAVLIASSARIMRELGWRPAHQKLDAIVESAWRFMQNKR; from the coding sequence ATGAAAGTCATGGTGACGGGCGGTGCCGGCTACATCGGGAGCGTGGTGACGGAGGAGTTGCTGCGGGGGGGTGACGAGGTCGTCGTCTACGACAGCCTCTACAAGGGCCACCGGGAGGCGGTGGTGGAGGGCGCCAGCTTCGTGAAGGGCGATCTGCTCGACACCGAGCTGCTGCGCGGCACGCTCATCCAACACAAGGTGGAAGCGGTGGTGCACATGGCGGCCGATTCGCTGGTGGGCGAGTCGGTGAAGGCCCCGGCGAAGTACTACCGCAACAACGTCCTCGGGGGGCTCAGCCTGCTGGACGCCATGCGCGAGGCGGAGGTGAAGTACCTCGTCTTCTCCTCCACCGCCGCGGTCTATGGCGAGCCGGCCAAGCAGCCCATCGAGGAGAGCGATCCCACCCAGCCCACCAACCCCTACGGCGAGACGAAGCTCGCCTTCGAGCGCGCCCTGCGCTGGTACGACGGGGCCTATGGGCTGCGCTACGTGAGCCTGCGCTACTTCAACGCGGCTGGCGCCACGGAGCGTTGTGGCGAGCGCCACTCGCCCGAGACGCACCTCATCCCGCTCGTGCTCCAGGCGGCGGTGGGGCAGCTCCCCGAGGTCACCGTCTTCGGTGACGACTACCCCACCCCGGATGGCACCTGCGTGCGCGACTACATCCACGTGGTGGACCTGGCGCAGGCGCACGTGCGCGCCCTGCACGCGCTGGCGGAGGGACACGAGAGCGCCATCTACAACCTGGGCTGCGGCGGGGAGGGCTACAGCGTGAAGCAGGTCATCGACTGCGCCCGCCGCGTCACCGGACGGGACATTCCCGTGCGCAAGGGGCCGCGGCGGCCCGGGGATCCCGCGGTGCTCATCGCCAGCTCGGCGCGCATCATGCGCGAGCTCGGCTGGCGCCCCGCGCACCAGAAGCTCGACGCCATCGTGGAGTCCGCCTGGCGCTTCATGCAGAACAAACGCTGA
- the glf gene encoding UDP-galactopyranose mutase has protein sequence MFDYMVVGAGFAGSVMAERLASVHGKKVLIVEKRPHIGGNAYDHYDDDGVLVHKYGPHIFHTNSQDVFDYLSRFTQWRPYQHRVLASVDGQLMPIPINLTTINQYFGLNLTAFQVEEFLKTLAEKRDTIRTSEDVIISKVGKELYEKFFRNYTRKQWGLDPSELDSTVIARIPVRSNRDDRYFSDKYQVMPLHGYTRMFERMLDHPNIKVMLNTDYHEVKDIIPYREMIFTGPVDEYFDFCFGKLPYRSLNFRHETHSTARFQQAPVVNFPNEYPYTRCTEFKYLTGQEHPKTSVVYEYPTAEGDPYYPVPRPENAELYRKYEQLAKDTPGVLFVGRLATYKYYNMDQVVAQALTLCTKIMGMRRRELLDMQVEGHA, from the coding sequence ATGTTCGACTACATGGTGGTGGGGGCGGGGTTCGCGGGAAGCGTGATGGCCGAACGGCTCGCGAGTGTCCATGGCAAGAAGGTCCTCATCGTGGAGAAGCGGCCGCACATCGGCGGCAACGCCTACGATCACTACGACGATGACGGGGTGCTCGTGCACAAGTACGGCCCCCACATCTTCCACACCAACTCGCAGGACGTCTTCGACTACCTCAGCCGCTTCACCCAGTGGCGGCCCTACCAGCACCGGGTGCTGGCGAGCGTGGATGGACAGTTGATGCCCATCCCCATCAACCTCACCACCATCAACCAGTACTTCGGGCTCAACCTCACGGCCTTCCAGGTGGAGGAGTTCCTCAAGACGCTCGCGGAGAAGCGCGACACCATCCGCACCTCCGAGGACGTCATCATCAGCAAGGTGGGCAAGGAGCTGTACGAGAAGTTCTTCCGCAACTACACGCGCAAGCAGTGGGGCCTGGATCCGAGCGAGCTGGACTCCACGGTCATCGCCCGCATCCCGGTGCGCTCCAACCGCGATGACCGCTACTTCAGCGACAAGTACCAGGTCATGCCGCTGCACGGGTACACGCGGATGTTCGAGCGGATGCTGGATCATCCCAACATCAAGGTGATGCTCAACACCGACTACCACGAGGTGAAGGACATCATCCCCTACCGGGAGATGATCTTCACCGGCCCGGTGGACGAGTACTTCGACTTCTGCTTCGGCAAGCTGCCCTACCGCTCGCTCAACTTCCGCCACGAGACGCACAGCACGGCCCGCTTCCAGCAAGCGCCGGTGGTGAACTTCCCCAACGAGTACCCGTACACGCGCTGCACCGAGTTCAAGTACCTCACCGGCCAGGAGCACCCGAAGACGAGCGTCGTCTACGAGTACCCCACCGCCGAGGGAGATCCGTACTACCCGGTGCCCCGTCCGGAGAACGCCGAGCTGTACCGCAAGTACGAGCAGCTCGCGAAGGACACGCCGGGAGTGCTCTTCGTGGGCCGGCTGGCCACGTACAAGTACTACAACATGGATCAGGTGGTGGCGCAGGCGCTCACCCTGTGCACGAAGATCATGGGCATGCGCCGCCGGGAGCTGCTCGACATGCAGGTGGAGGGGCACGCGTGA
- a CDS encoding glycosyltransferase family 1 protein: protein MTFKWNTDGMDSVVGSQQLPALVCLSHLRWNFVFQRPQHLLSRFARERRVFFFEEPLHDSQEPQLHVTRSPEGVWVAVPHLPEGLDEQRAMAMQQLLLDELLTRHAVKHYVSWYYTPMAMAFSRHLEPVAVIYDCMDELSAFRGAPPALLHREAELLMRADVVFTGGQSLYEAKRDRHPNVHAFPSSVDVPHFATARGNVQEPADQASIPHPRLGFFGVVDERMDLELLAAVADARPDWQLVIIGPVVKIDPATLPRRPNLHFLGGKNYKELPTYLAGWDVALLPFARNESTRFISPTKTPEYLAAGKPVVSTSIRDVVRPYGEMGLVRIADTPEDFVRACQEALTEQRATWLPRVDAHLATMSWDSTWSRMKALLDAATQQWREEIPVRLEALSEQTT, encoded by the coding sequence ATGACGTTCAAGTGGAACACAGATGGGATGGACAGCGTGGTCGGCAGCCAACAACTGCCGGCTCTCGTGTGCCTGTCGCACCTGCGCTGGAACTTCGTCTTCCAACGGCCGCAACACCTGCTCAGCCGCTTCGCGCGTGAGCGCCGGGTGTTCTTCTTCGAGGAGCCCCTCCACGACAGCCAGGAGCCCCAGCTCCACGTCACCCGCTCGCCCGAGGGTGTCTGGGTGGCCGTGCCACACCTGCCCGAGGGACTCGACGAGCAACGGGCCATGGCCATGCAGCAGCTCTTGCTGGACGAGCTGCTCACGCGCCACGCCGTGAAGCACTACGTGAGCTGGTACTACACGCCGATGGCCATGGCGTTCTCGCGCCACCTCGAGCCGGTGGCCGTGATCTACGACTGCATGGACGAGCTGTCCGCCTTCCGGGGCGCGCCTCCCGCGCTGCTGCACCGCGAGGCCGAGCTGCTCATGCGCGCGGACGTGGTCTTCACCGGCGGCCAGAGCCTCTACGAGGCCAAGCGGGACCGGCACCCGAACGTGCACGCCTTCCCCAGCAGCGTGGACGTGCCGCACTTCGCCACCGCGCGCGGCAACGTCCAGGAGCCGGCGGACCAGGCGTCCATTCCCCATCCGCGGCTCGGCTTCTTCGGCGTGGTGGACGAGCGCATGGACCTGGAGCTGCTCGCGGCCGTGGCCGACGCCCGCCCCGACTGGCAGCTCGTCATCATCGGCCCGGTGGTGAAGATCGACCCGGCCACCCTGCCGCGCCGGCCCAACCTGCATTTCCTGGGCGGCAAGAACTACAAGGAGCTGCCCACGTATCTGGCCGGTTGGGACGTGGCGCTGTTGCCCTTCGCGCGCAACGAGTCCACGCGCTTCATCTCGCCCACCAAGACGCCCGAGTACCTCGCGGCGGGCAAGCCAGTGGTGTCCACGTCCATCCGCGACGTGGTGCGCCCCTACGGGGAGATGGGACTGGTGCGCATCGCGGACACGCCCGAGGACTTCGTGCGCGCCTGCCAGGAGGCCCTGACCGAGCAGCGCGCCACGTGGCTGCCCCGGGTGGACGCGCACCTGGCGACGATGTCCTGGGACAGCACCTGGTCCCGGATGAAGGCCCTGCTCGACGCGGCCACCCAGCAGTGGCGCGAGGAGATCCCGGTTCGACTGGAAGCGTTGAGCGAACAGACAACCTGA
- a CDS encoding tannase/feruloyl esterase family alpha/beta hydrolase, with the protein MSGRNKMKQGAAPMVAMTLLLGGCTTPPPTPPEQTAQQRCDRLGEKTFEGASITEATLVAASSTLPEYCKVTGKLPADLQFEVRLPTDWNGKTLYSGGGGFDGVIAPTDVYTAQGYAAIASNGGHTGEVFDGAFALDSEKLADFADRSIHRVLPFAKDIIRERYGRNSEKTYFEGCSNGGREALIQAQRWPDDFDGIIARAPAYNFVELMIAFNRNFQQFSKPGANLSTAKLATLGKAVLDACDDKDGLADGIISHPATCQFDPGTLQCTGADQDTCLTAEQVASARTLYSPMRLNGAVSNEGWPAGGEADPGGWAPWMTGEGNASLSAGGIFGREIVRYFITRDPNYDPLAFDPQAWLSRIAEVSAQVSANNANLERFRARGGKLILWHGGTDAAISLNGTAAYYQRVVQASGGQAAADSFVEYFPAPGVNHCEGGAGADTVNLLPALENWVEKGIAPSSANLVATKVNRQNGAQLLARPLCKYPLYPRYKGEGDPASAASFTCATP; encoded by the coding sequence ATGAGCGGACGAAACAAGATGAAGCAGGGGGCGGCACCAATGGTGGCGATGACGCTGTTGCTCGGCGGCTGCACCACCCCGCCGCCGACGCCCCCCGAGCAAACGGCCCAGCAGCGCTGTGATCGCCTCGGCGAGAAGACCTTCGAGGGCGCCAGCATCACCGAGGCCACGCTCGTCGCCGCCTCCAGCACCCTGCCCGAGTACTGCAAGGTCACCGGCAAACTCCCCGCCGATCTCCAGTTCGAGGTGCGCCTGCCCACCGACTGGAACGGGAAGACGCTCTACTCCGGGGGCGGTGGCTTCGACGGCGTGATTGCCCCGACGGATGTCTATACGGCGCAGGGCTACGCCGCCATCGCCTCCAACGGCGGTCACACCGGCGAGGTCTTCGACGGCGCCTTCGCCCTGGACTCCGAGAAGCTCGCGGACTTCGCCGACCGCTCCATCCACCGGGTGCTGCCCTTCGCCAAGGACATCATCCGCGAGCGCTACGGCAGGAACTCCGAGAAGACCTACTTCGAGGGCTGCTCCAACGGTGGCCGCGAGGCCCTCATCCAGGCCCAGCGCTGGCCCGACGACTTCGACGGCATCATCGCCCGCGCCCCCGCCTACAACTTCGTGGAGCTGATGATCGCCTTCAACCGGAACTTCCAGCAGTTCTCGAAGCCCGGCGCCAACCTCTCCACCGCCAAGCTCGCCACCCTGGGCAAGGCCGTGCTCGACGCCTGTGACGACAAGGACGGCCTCGCCGACGGCATCATCTCCCACCCGGCCACCTGCCAGTTCGACCCCGGCACCCTCCAATGCACCGGCGCGGACCAGGACACCTGTCTGACGGCGGAGCAGGTCGCCTCGGCCCGCACCCTCTATTCCCCCATGCGGCTCAACGGCGCCGTCAGCAACGAGGGCTGGCCCGCTGGCGGCGAGGCGGACCCCGGAGGGTGGGCCCCGTGGATGACGGGCGAGGGCAACGCCTCCCTCTCGGCCGGCGGCATCTTCGGACGCGAAATCGTCCGCTACTTCATCACCCGGGACCCCAACTACGACCCCCTGGCCTTCGATCCCCAGGCGTGGCTGTCGCGCATCGCCGAGGTCTCCGCGCAGGTGTCCGCCAACAACGCCAACCTCGAGCGCTTCCGCGCCCGGGGCGGCAAGCTCATCCTCTGGCACGGTGGCACCGACGCGGCCATCTCCCTGAACGGCACGGCCGCCTACTACCAGCGGGTCGTCCAGGCCTCCGGCGGACAGGCCGCGGCGGACTCCTTCGTCGAGTACTTCCCCGCCCCCGGCGTCAACCACTGCGAGGGCGGCGCTGGCGCGGACACCGTGAACCTGCTCCCCGCGCTGGAGAACTGGGTGGAGAAGGGCATCGCGCCCTCCAGCGCGAACCTCGTGGCGACGAAGGTGAACCGCCAGAACGGTGCACAGCTCCTCGCCCGACCCCTGTGCAAGTACCCCCTCTATCCCCGCTACAAAGGAGAGGGAGACCCCGCCTCCGCGGCGAGCTTCACGTGCGCCACGCCCTAG